A single genomic interval of Hyphomicrobium methylovorum harbors:
- a CDS encoding cytochrome c biogenesis protein DipZ — MLLLLLAYLGGVLTIVSPCILPVLPFVFARADRPFYSNGLPTLIGMAVVFALVATLAAVGGGWAVAANVYGRYIALAVMALLGVTLIFPELAERLSRPVVALGNRLSQRADATTAAGEKQSILSPLLLGGAIGLLWAPCAGPILGLILTGAALNGANVQTTGLLVAYAAGAATSLALALLAGNRVFQAMKGSLGTSEWIRRGLGVAVLAATAAIALGADTGFLTRLSTTSTAAIEQRLVDAFRKPRGSGDDAKVAHTSDDLAIEGMLPSLGGAVEWLNSPPLSADELKGKVVLIDFWTYSCINCLRTIPYVRAWAEKYKNDGLVVIGVHTPEFAFEKDANNVRRALTDLKISYPVAIDNNYSIWRAFKNQYWPAHYFIDAHGNVRYHHYGEGEYERSEKVIQKLLMEAGQSNIPQTTVAVTGSGVEASSQLDLVKSPETYIGYNRAENFVSPGGAVRDVAHDYRASASTPMLNQWALAGKWTIGGQHARLDAAPGSIDYRFHARDLHLVLGPGADGKPVRFRVTIDGKAPGADHGADTDAEGNGTVTNNRLYQLVRQADSTRERTFSIEFLDPGVEAYAFTFG; from the coding sequence ATGCTGCTGCTCCTGCTCGCCTACCTCGGCGGTGTTCTGACCATCGTCAGCCCCTGCATTCTGCCGGTCCTTCCGTTCGTATTCGCGCGCGCCGATCGTCCGTTTTACAGCAACGGGCTGCCGACATTGATCGGCATGGCGGTGGTGTTCGCGCTGGTCGCGACGCTTGCGGCGGTCGGAGGCGGATGGGCCGTGGCGGCAAATGTTTACGGCCGCTATATCGCGCTCGCGGTCATGGCGCTGCTCGGGGTGACGTTGATTTTCCCAGAGCTTGCAGAGCGGCTGTCGCGGCCAGTCGTGGCGCTAGGAAACCGCTTGTCGCAACGCGCGGATGCAACGACTGCTGCTGGCGAAAAGCAATCGATCCTCTCTCCGCTGCTGCTCGGCGGCGCTATCGGACTTCTTTGGGCTCCGTGCGCGGGACCAATCCTCGGGTTGATCCTGACGGGCGCGGCTCTCAACGGCGCGAATGTGCAAACGACGGGTCTGCTCGTCGCGTATGCGGCCGGCGCCGCAACGTCGCTGGCGCTCGCGCTGTTAGCAGGAAACCGCGTCTTCCAGGCGATGAAGGGGTCACTCGGAACGAGTGAATGGATTCGCCGCGGTCTCGGCGTTGCCGTTCTCGCCGCCACGGCTGCTATCGCGCTTGGCGCCGACACCGGCTTCCTGACTCGGCTCTCCACGACCAGCACGGCGGCAATCGAGCAGCGCCTCGTGGATGCGTTTCGCAAACCGCGTGGATCGGGCGACGATGCAAAGGTTGCACACACGTCAGATGATCTGGCGATCGAAGGCATGTTGCCGTCGCTTGGCGGCGCGGTCGAATGGCTCAATTCGCCGCCGCTCAGTGCCGACGAACTCAAGGGCAAGGTGGTGCTCATCGATTTCTGGACGTACTCGTGCATCAATTGCTTGAGGACGATCCCCTACGTTCGGGCGTGGGCCGAGAAGTACAAGAATGACGGCCTCGTCGTCATCGGCGTGCATACGCCGGAGTTCGCGTTCGAGAAGGATGCCAACAATGTTCGCCGCGCGCTGACGGACCTCAAAATTTCCTACCCCGTCGCGATCGACAACAATTACAGCATCTGGCGCGCATTCAAAAATCAGTACTGGCCCGCGCACTACTTCATCGATGCGCATGGCAACGTGCGCTACCATCATTACGGCGAAGGCGAATACGAGCGCTCTGAGAAAGTCATTCAGAAGCTTCTCATGGAAGCTGGCCAATCGAACATTCCGCAGACGACCGTTGCGGTGACGGGTTCGGGCGTCGAGGCGTCTTCACAGCTCGATCTCGTCAAGTCGCCGGAAACGTACATCGGCTACAATCGCGCGGAGAATTTCGTCTCGCCGGGCGGCGCAGTTCGCGACGTTGCGCACGACTACCGTGCGAGTGCGTCAACGCCGATGCTCAATCAGTGGGCGCTGGCTGGCAAGTGGACGATCGGCGGTCAGCATGCGCGGCTCGACGCGGCGCCCGGTTCGATCGACTATCGTTTCCACGCACGCGATCTGCATCTCGTGCTTGGCCCTGGCGCGGATGGAAAGCCCGTGCGGTTTCGCGTGACTATCGATGGCAAAGCGCCTGGCGCTGACCACGGCGCGGATACAGATGCCGAAGGCAACGGCACCGTCACAAACAACCGCCTGTATCAACTCGTGCGGCAAGCCGACTCTACGCGCGAGCGGACATTTTCGATTGAGTTTCTCGATCCCGGTGTCGAAGCGTACGCTTTCACGTTCGGATAG
- a CDS encoding HNH endonuclease, which produces MWYLSQMEQWKRIDFLPGYGGVIEVSDRGRMRVSNRRYRIRTKWGTVSEQTKPDQMIAGEVGNHGYRAVAFYVQRKRHRFLLHRLIAQAFVPGYDPQLTVNHINGDKLDNRATNLEWVSLEENTQKQWETGLLDLRGEKHPSAKLSDAQLREIIARLDAGGVVFRRLAAEYGVSDSLIYKIRKGRKRPASESFMPHPLRQVSFAP; this is translated from the coding sequence TTGTGGTATCTTTCTCAAATGGAACAATGGAAACGCATCGACTTCCTGCCCGGATATGGCGGGGTGATAGAGGTGTCAGATCGCGGCCGGATGCGGGTTTCGAACCGCCGCTACCGCATACGGACTAAGTGGGGCACCGTTAGCGAACAAACTAAGCCCGATCAGATGATCGCAGGCGAAGTCGGCAACCACGGTTACCGCGCCGTCGCTTTTTACGTTCAGAGAAAAAGGCACCGTTTTCTCCTTCACCGATTGATCGCTCAGGCGTTTGTGCCGGGGTATGATCCTCAGCTTACGGTCAATCACATAAACGGCGACAAGCTGGATAATCGAGCGACCAATCTTGAATGGGTGTCGCTAGAGGAAAACACGCAGAAGCAATGGGAAACAGGATTGCTCGATCTGCGCGGCGAAAAACACCCGAGTGCGAAGCTCTCTGACGCGCAGCTGCGTGAGATAATCGCGCGGCTGGACGCCGGTGGCGTCGTATTCCGCCGTCTCGCTGCAGAATACGGCGTGTCCGACTCTCTGATTTATAAAATTCGGAAGGGGCGGAAGCGCCCTGCGTCTGAGAGCTTCATGCCCCACCCCCTCCGCCAAGTTTCTTTTGCCCCTTAA
- a CDS encoding lysozyme — MAKLSAEGKRLIYSFEGLHKALGDGRYAAYLCPAGVPTIYAGCTTGVKIGMVVTEAEGEAMFAKEMGRFEEAVTEAVTVSINQNEADALISFAYNIGVAGFKGSTLLKKLNKGDRKGAVAEFGRWNKATVKGKKVALAGLTSRRTREASLFQKPMAAPEEPAMPHVVSESADPPSRKTVAAVAVSAATGVAQFMPADPLTSVETALKTGQRVKGISDQGHGLYSWASAGVPLSALLAIAACGGFYYLICHYLPKKQETPT; from the coding sequence ATGGCGAAGCTTTCGGCCGAAGGAAAACGGCTTATCTACTCATTTGAGGGGCTTCATAAAGCGCTCGGAGATGGCCGCTATGCCGCCTATCTCTGCCCTGCTGGCGTGCCGACGATCTATGCCGGATGCACCACGGGTGTGAAGATCGGCATGGTCGTCACCGAGGCCGAAGGCGAAGCGATGTTCGCCAAGGAAATGGGGCGCTTCGAAGAGGCCGTCACGGAAGCGGTGACTGTCTCCATCAATCAGAACGAAGCGGATGCGCTCATCAGCTTCGCCTACAACATCGGCGTTGCCGGGTTCAAGGGTTCAACGCTGCTCAAGAAGTTGAACAAGGGCGACAGGAAGGGCGCTGTGGCCGAGTTCGGCCGATGGAACAAGGCGACCGTCAAAGGAAAGAAAGTCGCGCTCGCAGGGCTCACGTCGCGGCGTACACGGGAAGCCTCGCTTTTTCAGAAGCCGATGGCTGCGCCGGAAGAACCGGCCATGCCGCATGTCGTGTCGGAAAGCGCTGACCCCCCCTCGCGCAAAACCGTCGCTGCTGTCGCTGTCAGCGCCGCTACGGGCGTGGCTCAGTTCATGCCAGCCGATCCGCTGACCTCCGTCGAAACCGCCTTGAAGACCGGCCAGCGCGTCAAGGGCATCAGCGATCAGGGACACGGCCTCTACAGCTGGGCCTCCGCCGGTGTGCCGCTCTCCGCTCTGCTCGCAATCGCAGCCTGTGGCGGGTTCTACTACCTCATCTGCCACTACCTGCCGAAGAAACAGGAGACGCCGACATGA